From Nycticebus coucang isolate mNycCou1 chromosome 6, mNycCou1.pri, whole genome shotgun sequence, the proteins below share one genomic window:
- the LOC128587195 gene encoding olfactory receptor 145-like: protein MAPGNGCFVTEFILVGLTDQPGLQLPLFFLFLVMYVVTVLGNLSLVILIGLNSHLHTPMYFFLFNLSFIDLCYSSVFTPKMLMNFISEKNVISYRGCMTQLFFFCFFAISETNVLTSMAYDRYVAICNPLLYNIAMSPKVCCSLMLGSYLMAFSGAVAHTVCMLRLTFCDVNTINHYLCDILPVLQLSCTSTYINEVVVFIAAGIIFTVSTVTIFISYGFILSSILRIRTKEGRSKAFSTCSSHIIAVSLFFGSGIYMYLKPSSTESMDEGKISSVFYTNTVPLMNPLIYSLRNKDVQLALRKTISRRKV, encoded by the coding sequence ATGGCTCCTGGAAATGGCTGTTTTGTGACTGAATTCATTCTAGTGGGATTAACAGACCAGCCAGGTCTCCAACTCCCTTTGTTCTTCCTGTTTCTAGTAATGTACGTGGTCACTGTGTTGGGAAATTTGAGTTTGGTAATTCTAATTGGACTGAATTCACACCtgcacacccccatgtactttTTCCTCTTTAACTTGTCCTTCATAGACCTCTGCTATTCTTCTGTGTTTACACCTAAAATGCTGATGAACTTTATATCAGAGAAGAATGTTATCTCCTACAGGGGGTGCATgacccagcttttctttttttgtttttttgccatttcTGAAACTAACGTGCTGACATCAATGGCCTATGAtcgctatgtggccatctgtaACCCTCTTTTGTATAACATTGCCATGTCCCCTAAAGTGTGTTGCAGCCTTATGCTCGGATCATACTTGATGGCCTTCTCGGGTGCTGTAGCCCACACTGTATGCATGCTGAGGCTGACCTTCTGTGATGTCAACACCATCAACCACTATTTGTGTGACATCCTCCCTGTGCTCCAGCTGTCCTGCACCAGCACCTACATAAATGAGGTTGTGGTTTTTATTGCAGCAGGCATCATCTTCACTGTGTCTACCGTCACCATCTTTATCTCTTATGGTTTTATTCTTTCCAGCATCCTCCGTATCAGGACTAAAGAGGGCAGGTCCAAAGCCTTCAGCACCTGCAGTTCCCACATAATTgctgtttctctgttttttggATCAGGCATATATATGTACCTCAAACCATCCTCAACTGAATCCATGGATGAAGGAAAAATCTCTTCTGTCTTTTACACCAATACAGTTCCTTTGATGAATCCCTTAATCTACAGTTTGAGGAACAAAGATGTTCAACTTGCCCTGAGAAAAACCATTAGTAGGAGAAAGGTGTGA
- the LOC128587202 gene encoding olfactory receptor 8B3-like — translation MTHGNSSLVTEFILEGLTDRPEFQLPLFFLFLGIYVVTVVANWGLITLISLNSHLHTPMYYFLFNLAFVDVCYSSVFTPKMLMNFVLEKNTISYTGCLTQLYFCCFFVIAECYILTAMAYDRYVAICKPLLYNVILSPRMCTLFVFGAYVMGCWGSLAHTLCMARLTFCDANVVNHYLCDILPVLQLSCTSTYNNETVVFVLVGMNILVSTSTTFISYAFIISSILRISSTEGRAKAFSTCSSHIVTVSLFCGAAAFMYLQPSDSESMDQGKVASVFYTNVVPMLNPLIYSLRNKDVKLALKKTLKRQVFS, via the coding sequence ATGACACATGGAAATTCCTCCTTGGTGACAGAGTTTATCCTCGAGGGTTTGACTGACCGGCCAGAATTTCAACTTCCCCTCTTCTTCCTATTTCTAGGGATCTATGTAGTTACAGTGGTGGCCAATTGGGGCTTGATTACATTAATTTCATTAAACTCACACCTTCACACACCcatgtattatttcctttttaatctagCATTCGTAGATGTATGTTACTCTTCTGTCTTTACCCCAAAAATGCTCATGAATTTTGTATTGGAGAAAAATACCATCTCCTACACAGGGTGCCTGACTCAGCTCTATTTCTGCTGCTTCTTTGTCATTGCTGAATGTTATATATTGACGGCAATGGCATATGATCGCTATGTTGCCATTTGCAAACCACTGCTATATAATGTTATATTGTCTCCCAGGATGTGTACTTTGTTTGTGTTTGGGGCATATGTGATGGGATGTTGGGGTTCCCTAGCCCACACGCTCTGTATGGCAAGACTGACCTTCTGTGATGCCAATGTCGTCAACCACTATCTGTGTGATATACTTCCGGTGCTGCAGCTTTCCTGCACCAGCACCTACAACAATGAGACTGTGGTCTTTGTTCTGGTTGGCATGAACATTCTGGTGTCTACAAGCACCACGTTCATCTCCTACGCTTTCATCATCTCCAGCATCCTCCGCATCAGCTCTACGGAGGGCAGGGCTAAAGCCTTCAGCACCTGCAGCTCCCACATTGTGACTGTCTCGCTTTTCTGTGGGGCGGCAGCATTCATGTACCTGCAACCCTCTGATTCAGAGTCTATGGACCAGGGAAAAGTGGCCTCTGTCTTTTATACAAATGTCGTGCCCATGCTGAACCCCTTGATTTACAGCTTGAGGAATAAGGACGTCAAACTTGctttaaagaaaactttgaaaCGACAAGTATTTTCCTAA